In the Kribbella sp. NBC_00482 genome, one interval contains:
- a CDS encoding AAA family ATPase, which yields MFLLQMSGVPGSGKSTVAAHVVDTYGAVAIDYDVILTAVLDGGVDVAGRSKAAYEVLFAMTRSVLGQGRSVVVDSPCFWPRIRDKGMETARSHDATYRYIECQVHDLKVVDERLARRPQLRSQRRGVSIPPVDLGDQPDDGETLFRSWLDRVERPADNYLLLDMHRPLSDVLPEVDSYLKG from the coding sequence ATGTTCCTGCTTCAGATGTCGGGCGTTCCAGGGTCGGGGAAGTCGACCGTCGCGGCCCATGTCGTCGACACGTACGGCGCGGTTGCCATCGACTACGACGTGATTCTGACCGCCGTTCTCGATGGGGGCGTCGACGTCGCCGGTCGTTCCAAGGCGGCGTACGAGGTCCTGTTCGCAATGACTCGCAGCGTGCTCGGCCAGGGGCGTTCCGTGGTCGTCGACAGCCCGTGTTTCTGGCCGCGGATCCGCGACAAAGGCATGGAAACCGCCCGGTCGCACGATGCGACCTACAGGTACATCGAGTGCCAGGTCCATGATCTGAAGGTCGTCGACGAGCGACTCGCCCGGCGGCCGCAGCTGCGAAGCCAGCGTCGTGGCGTCAGCATTCCGCCGGTGGACCTCGGCGACCAGCCGGATGACGGGGAGACGCTGTTCCGCTCGTGGTTGGACCGCGTCGAGCGTCCCGCGGACAACTACCTCCTGCTGGACATGCACCGCCCGCTGTCCGACGTACTGCCCGAGGTCGACAGCTACCTGAAGGGCTAG
- a CDS encoding NAD-dependent epimerase/dehydratase family protein, producing the protein MQVVVGAGAVGSVVARLLVARGEQVRVITRSGSGPDGAERIAADAKTGLTDYVAGATAIYSCAGPAYNKWATEWPRLGTALVAAAESSGAVLVSTGNLYGYGAVDAPMSEDLPLLPNTVKGQVRAKVWAAALAAHQAGRIRTAEVRGSDYLGAGAVSPFSVTVLSKVIAGKRGMMPGDLDAPHSWTYVGDVARLLIAVADDESAWGRAWHVPTPEPLSVRQLATRAAELAGAPSAKVASMPTLVLRLAGLVDPVAREMVEMLYQWQRPFVVDSTAATVAFGIKPTPVADALREMIGKGRNEL; encoded by the coding sequence GTGCAGGTTGTCGTCGGGGCTGGGGCCGTGGGGAGCGTGGTCGCCCGGCTGTTGGTGGCACGGGGTGAGCAGGTCCGCGTGATCACGAGGTCCGGAAGCGGGCCGGACGGGGCGGAGCGGATTGCCGCGGACGCCAAGACCGGGTTGACGGACTACGTCGCGGGCGCGACGGCGATCTACTCGTGCGCAGGCCCGGCGTACAACAAGTGGGCGACGGAGTGGCCGCGGCTCGGTACGGCGTTGGTCGCGGCAGCCGAGTCGTCCGGGGCGGTGCTGGTGAGCACCGGCAATCTGTACGGGTACGGCGCGGTGGACGCGCCGATGAGCGAAGACCTTCCGTTACTGCCGAACACGGTGAAGGGGCAGGTGCGGGCGAAGGTCTGGGCCGCTGCCCTGGCCGCGCATCAGGCGGGGCGGATCCGGACCGCTGAGGTGCGCGGGTCCGACTACCTGGGCGCGGGCGCGGTGTCGCCGTTCAGTGTGACGGTGTTGTCCAAGGTGATCGCCGGGAAGCGCGGAATGATGCCGGGCGATCTCGACGCACCGCACAGCTGGACGTACGTCGGTGACGTCGCGCGACTACTGATCGCGGTCGCCGACGACGAGAGCGCGTGGGGACGGGCCTGGCACGTTCCGACGCCGGAGCCCCTGTCGGTACGCCAACTGGCGACCCGCGCCGCCGAGCTGGCGGGTGCGCCGTCGGCGAAGGTTGCGTCGATGCCTACCTTGGTACTGCGGCTTGCGGGACTCGTCGACCCGGTCGCGCGGGAGATGGTGGAGATGCTGTACCAGTGGCAGCGGCCGTTCGTCGTCGACTCGACCGCCGCGACTGTTGCCTTTGGCATCAAGCCCACACCGGTCGCCGACGCGCTCCGGGAAATGATCGGAAAGGGCAGGAATGAGCTCTAG